The genomic interval GACTGCCGGTGAGCGCGCTGCCTTGTGACGGCACGTTTCCGACCGGCACGGCCCGCTGGGAAAAGCGCAATCTGGCGCTGGAGATTCCCGTTTGGGATTCTGACATTTGCATTCAATGCGGGAAATGCGTCTTCGTTTGTCCTCACTCGGTCATCCGCAGCAAGGTCTATGAAGCGACGGCTCTGGCGGCGGCGCCGGAAACCTTCAAATCGCGCGATGCCCGTCATCCGGATTGGCGCGGACTCAAATACACCTTGCAGGTAGCGCCGGAGGATTGCACCGGTTGCGCGCTCTGCGTGGATGTGTGTCCGGTGCGGAATAAGTCCGAGGCGCGGCTCAAAGCGATCAACATGCGGCCCCAGGTTCCGTTGCGGGACGCCGAACGACGGAATTGGGATTTCTTCCTCGGCATCCCGGAGCGCGAGCGGCATCGCGTCCACGTGGCCAGCGTGCGGGAGCAGCAGATCCTGACGCCGTTGTTTGAGTTCTCGGGCGCTTGCGCCGGGTGCGGCGAAACGCCGTACTTGCGCCTGCTGTCCGCGTTGTTTGGGAAGCGATTGATCATTGCGAACGCCACCGGCTGCTCCTCGATCTACGGAGGGAACTTGCCGACTGCGCCCTGGACCCAAACCGCCGCGGGCCGCGGTCCGGCGTGGTGCAACTCCCTGTTCGAGGACAACGCCGAGTTCGGCCTGGGCTTTCGAGTTTCCCTGGACAAACAAATGGAATTGGCCCGCGAACAACTCGAACCGCTTTCCTGGACCGTGGGCGAAACTCTGGTGCAGCAAATTCTCGCGAACGACCAAAAGGACGAGGCGGCCATTCACGAACAGCGCCTGGCCGTCGCCGAATTGAAGGCCAAGCTCGAAAGCCTGAATTCCGAAGAAGCCCGCCGGCTCCTGGGTGTTGCAGATGCGCTCGTGCGCAAAAGCGTCTGGATCGTCGGCGGGGACGGCTGGGCCTACGACATCGGGTACGGCGGCCTGGACCACGTTCTGGCGAGCGGGCGCAAGGTCAAGGTTCTCGTGCTCGACACGGAAGTGTATTCCAACACGGGCGGCCAGATGTCCAAATCGACGCCGCGCGGAGCCGTGGCCAAATTTGCCACCGGCGGCAAGCCGGCCGCGAAAAAGGATCTGGGGCTTATCGCGATGACTTACGGCAACATCTATGTGGCCTCGGTCGCGTTCGGGGCCAAGGACGAGCATACGGTCAAGGCTTTCCTGGAAGCCGAAGCGTACGACGGCCCTTCGTTGATTATCGCTTACAGCCATTGCATCGCGCACGGCATTAACATGGCGACCGCGCTGCAAAACCAGAAGGCCGCGGTCAACACCGGCCAGTGGCTTCTCTATCGCTATCATCCCGACCGCGCGAGGAACGGCGAGAATCCGCTGCAACTGGACTCGCCCGCGCCGAAGGGAAAAGTGCAGGATTATTTTCA from Verrucomicrobiota bacterium carries:
- a CDS encoding 4Fe-4S dicluster domain-containing protein, translated to MRDGNSLAVPQSGAALRAGGRRPDSRRARRRLPVSALPCDGTFPTGTARWEKRNLALEIPVWDSDICIQCGKCVFVCPHSVIRSKVYEATALAAAPETFKSRDARHPDWRGLKYTLQVAPEDCTGCALCVDVCPVRNKSEARLKAINMRPQVPLRDAERRNWDFFLGIPERERHRVHVASVREQQILTPLFEFSGACAGCGETPYLRLLSALFGKRLIIANATGCSSIYGGNLPTAPWTQTAAGRGPAWCNSLFEDNAEFGLGFRVSLDKQMELAREQLEPLSWTVGETLVQQILANDQKDEAAIHEQRLAVAELKAKLESLNSEEARRLLGVADALVRKSVWIVGGDGWAYDIGYGGLDHVLASGRKVKVLVLDTEVYSNTGGQMSKSTPRGAVAKFATGGKPAAKKDLGLIAMTYGNIYVASVAFGAKDEHTVKAFLEAEAYDGPSLIIAYSHCIAHGINMATALQNQKAAVNTGQWLLYRYHPDRARNGENPLQLDSPAPKGKVQDYFQMENRFRMLTQSKPEVAKELFTQAQIDAETRWHLFQYLAARPWKTASEPGVKPKPANDSPNAKSTEAHADV